A genomic region of Alistipes megaguti contains the following coding sequences:
- a CDS encoding HNH endonuclease, producing MRTRIKTLRTSQVTVKTKTVVKNYGNGQIAEFTDVPDFEGPRVHLPGANSPEFWEKNPNSGYRKQMEMASKELYRQCADNPKLCEEHNLTSSDLDNLQAGKTPEGRTWHHDHSPKNDCDMVLVDEKVHKINPHCGSSLTSNNDKMKARLSKPASKLEEMKNTADYYVHKYKMTTSIASGVAVAGTTSALYYWGCKKLGRKPSGWGYAACAVIGGITSALVHGKLNDGKIYL from the coding sequence ATGAGAACAAGAATCAAGACCCTGCGTACGTCGCAGGTGACGGTTAAGACGAAAACCGTGGTTAAAAATTATGGCAATGGTCAGATTGCGGAGTTTACGGATGTTCCCGACTTTGAGGGTCCTCGTGTTCATCTGCCTGGAGCGAACAGTCCTGAATTCTGGGAGAAAAACCCGAACTCCGGCTATCGGAAACAAATGGAGATGGCCTCAAAAGAACTTTATCGCCAATGCGCGGACAACCCGAAATTGTGCGAAGAGCACAATCTTACTTCCAGCGACCTCGACAACCTGCAAGCCGGAAAGACGCCGGAGGGTCGTACCTGGCACCATGACCATAGTCCCAAGAACGATTGCGATATGGTGCTGGTAGATGAAAAGGTGCATAAGATAAACCCGCATTGCGGTTCGAGCCTCACTTCAAATAACGACAAGATGAAAGCGCGGCTTTCCAAACCCGCTTCCAAACTGGAGGAGATGAAGAATACGGCTGACTATTATGTGCACAAATATAAAATGACCACGAGTATTGCATCCGGCGTTGCGGTGGCTGGCACTACATCCGCATTGTACTATTGGGGCTGCAAGAAACTGGGACGAAAACCCTCAGGATGGGGCTATGCTGCGTGTGCCGTAATAGGCGGCATTACTTCAGCACTTGTTCACGGCAAACTTAATGACGGGAAAATCTACCTTTAG
- a CDS encoding CPBP family intramembrane glutamic endopeptidase — MMHSKTARILYSIIASIIIIFFWRNIGFVTTLFDIPSNSIPGLSIKALFLTLAALIMTIVVIKPKELFPFLGLSSNILKGFGIALLCVLPLYLIFPLFGDLNTKLTFSVIYDRAILTGFKEELVFRAFMFGLLFRYAKTGFFWAVILPALYFGSVHLYQGHDVLSALAAFGVTFIGALYFSWMYVEWNFNIWIPVGLHILMNGAWHIFTIEGTEVAAGGLISNIARIISIILAISITIYYHKKSGKKVFDYPIWGL, encoded by the coding sequence ATGATGCATTCGAAAACAGCAAGAATACTGTATTCTATCATTGCGAGCATTATTATAATCTTCTTCTGGAGAAACATAGGCTTTGTAACAACACTTTTCGATATACCGAGCAATTCTATCCCCGGGCTGTCGATAAAGGCTTTATTTCTTACTCTTGCTGCTTTGATTATGACGATCGTCGTAATTAAACCAAAAGAACTATTCCCGTTTCTCGGGTTAAGCAGCAATATTCTCAAAGGATTCGGGATCGCACTCCTATGCGTACTACCACTTTATCTTATATTTCCTTTGTTCGGAGACCTCAATACAAAGTTGACGTTCTCCGTGATTTATGACCGAGCGATCCTTACCGGATTCAAGGAGGAGTTGGTGTTTCGGGCCTTTATGTTCGGTTTGCTTTTCCGATATGCAAAAACAGGCTTCTTCTGGGCTGTCATATTACCAGCTCTTTATTTTGGTTCGGTGCATCTCTATCAAGGTCACGATGTTCTTTCGGCGCTCGCTGCTTTCGGTGTAACCTTTATCGGTGCACTTTATTTCAGTTGGATGTACGTTGAATGGAATTTCAATATATGGATTCCCGTCGGATTGCACATACTGATGAACGGAGCATGGCATATTTTCACGATAGAGGGCACAGAGGTCGCGGCAGGTGGCTTGATTTCCAATATTGCCCGAATTATCAGCATTATATTGGCTATTAGTATCACAATTTATTATCATAAGAAGAGCGGTAAGAAAGTCTTTGATTATCCCATTTGGGGATTGTGA
- a CDS encoding relaxase/mobilization nuclease domain-containing protein has product MIGKIVTGKSFGGAVRYLLGKEPGKAYILTSGGVELSSRQALIGSFEFQRRARPDVERVVGHISLSFHPDDDPRMSNQLMLDLAREYMQRMEITGTQYLVVRHTDTKHPHLHILYNRVRYDTTLVPDRNERLRNMRICRELKQEYGLTFSHGKEQVATERLHGPEQLRHRIYDHLREVLPECATWTAIAEELAKRQVATTFVHRGGDPTKEIQGVTFTLEGHTFKASQVDRKFSYGRLMQRIEQIRLRQAMIERVRNYTDEQRPQVSAILKKLEAEKQRQRQPEQPRRNLSIAGRPLTKEQIEMLCEGEPIYVRGTQSEGYVVMDDRLQMAWVYRDDPRDWVEYGKYMMRRMDRDRIEAGYVVRALVKWRGGTTARPYLWKEKESDTTYRESWDDPREPRPSQTQKQQDRPRRFITPKKKSRGPSR; this is encoded by the coding sequence ATGATCGGCAAAATCGTAACCGGCAAATCCTTCGGCGGCGCGGTGCGCTACCTGCTCGGCAAGGAGCCGGGAAAGGCTTACATTCTGACGAGTGGCGGCGTGGAACTCTCCTCCCGGCAGGCGCTGATCGGCAGCTTCGAGTTCCAGCGCCGGGCCCGCCCCGATGTCGAACGGGTTGTCGGTCATATCTCCCTATCGTTCCACCCCGACGATGATCCGCGGATGTCGAACCAGTTGATGCTTGACCTGGCACGGGAATATATGCAGCGCATGGAGATTACCGGCACGCAGTACCTTGTTGTGCGCCACACCGATACGAAACATCCCCACCTGCATATCCTCTATAACCGGGTACGTTACGACACGACGCTGGTTCCGGACCGCAACGAACGCCTGCGCAACATGCGCATCTGCAGGGAGCTCAAGCAGGAGTACGGACTGACCTTTTCGCACGGTAAGGAGCAGGTTGCCACGGAACGGCTGCACGGTCCGGAACAACTGCGCCACCGTATTTACGACCACCTGCGGGAGGTGCTGCCCGAGTGTGCCACCTGGACGGCAATCGCAGAAGAACTGGCCAAACGACAGGTCGCCACGACCTTTGTTCATCGGGGCGGCGATCCGACGAAGGAGATCCAGGGCGTAACCTTTACCCTGGAGGGGCATACGTTCAAGGCTTCGCAGGTGGATCGTAAGTTCAGCTACGGCCGTCTGATGCAACGAATCGAGCAGATTCGCCTCCGGCAGGCGATGATCGAGCGGGTCCGCAACTACACGGACGAGCAACGTCCGCAGGTTTCGGCTATCCTGAAAAAGTTGGAGGCGGAAAAGCAACGGCAACGACAGCCAGAACAGCCGCGTCGGAATCTGTCGATTGCAGGCAGGCCCTTAACCAAGGAGCAGATCGAGATGCTCTGCGAGGGAGAGCCGATCTACGTGCGGGGAACGCAATCGGAGGGTTATGTGGTGATGGACGACCGGCTGCAGATGGCGTGGGTCTATCGGGACGATCCGCGGGACTGGGTGGAGTACGGGAAATACATGATGCGACGCATGGACCGGGACCGGATCGAAGCGGGCTACGTGGTGCGGGCGCTGGTGAAATGGAGGGGAGGCACGACGGCACGGCCCTACCTGTGGAAGGAGAAGGAATCGGATACGACCTACCGGGAGAGTTGGGACGATCCCCGCGAACCACGCCCTTCACAGACCCAAAAGCAGCAGGACCGGCCACGCCGCTTTATCACCCCGAAGAAGAAGTCGCGCGGCCCGAGTCGGTAA
- a CDS encoding YkvA family protein: MKEMKRNPIGYRTVTRMEEESASRNEEQAQAENSTTASEQAAQNHFEAGGWQHEAEETVNDRERMEDLGNKRDEFTRKKGLSRVKQQLVLLWDYLSAVTSGRYKGYSMWAYLKVVACLLYVVSPFDLVPDFFPWVGWLDDIAVVIYVCGLVKEELDQFSVWQARQHLSTEY; the protein is encoded by the coding sequence ATGAAAGAGATGAAAAGAAATCCGATCGGTTACCGCACGGTAACGCGCATGGAGGAGGAGTCGGCAAGCCGTAACGAAGAGCAGGCGCAGGCCGAAAACAGTACAACAGCCTCGGAGCAGGCCGCACAGAATCATTTCGAAGCGGGCGGCTGGCAGCACGAGGCCGAAGAGACGGTCAACGACCGGGAACGCATGGAGGACTTAGGCAACAAACGCGATGAGTTTACACGGAAAAAAGGTCTTTCCCGAGTGAAGCAACAACTGGTATTGCTGTGGGACTATTTGAGTGCCGTGACTTCCGGCCGTTACAAGGGGTATTCCATGTGGGCCTATCTGAAGGTGGTAGCCTGCCTGCTCTACGTGGTAAGTCCGTTCGATCTCGTGCCCGACTTCTTCCCGTGGGTCGGATGGTTGGACGACATCGCCGTCGTAATCTATGTCTGCGGGCTGGTCAAGGAGGAGTTGGACCAGTTCTCAGTTTGGCAGGCGCGTCAGCATCTGTCAACGGAGTATTAA
- a CDS encoding sigma factor — protein sequence MYCPPPGFEEIYAKYKSYFVRIAMSYVWDRMAAEDIVTDSFVVFWTNRHDLDQRNIPTYIYTVIVRKCRNWLRDRVQHQRAHDTLQQTELRILEDS from the coding sequence TTGTACTGCCCCCCCCCTGGATTCGAGGAGATCTATGCGAAATACAAGAGCTATTTCGTGCGGATTGCCATGTCGTATGTGTGGGACCGGATGGCCGCCGAGGATATCGTGACCGACAGTTTCGTGGTCTTCTGGACGAACCGACACGACCTTGACCAGCGGAATATCCCTACCTATATCTATACGGTGATAGTCCGCAAGTGCCGCAACTGGCTGCGGGACCGTGTGCAGCATCAGCGGGCTCACGACACGCTTCAGCAGACCGAATTGCGTATTCTGGAGGATTCATAA
- a CDS encoding SusD/RagB family nutrient-binding outer membrane lipoprotein, translating to MIESNSDHAQFKPAVNRTVICFGEWKQHPISADLDSYMNGYADPRRAGMDGLVLRFSGSVTAAAAALEPQIVQRLATLNDKMLAFEDNAGFVTAANRGMFDLYLLDLTAAGDVYTVGSQVDYWTGYYGIEAGRILPIVALTGTLADEQGPAQ from the coding sequence ATGATCGAGTCCAATTCCGACCATGCGCAGTTCAAGCCGGCGGTCAACCGCACGGTGATCTGCTTCGGCGAGTGGAAACAGCACCCCATTTCGGCCGATCTGGACAGCTACATGAACGGCTATGCGGATCCGCGTCGGGCCGGGATGGACGGCCTTGTGCTCCGTTTTTCGGGGAGTGTGACGGCCGCGGCCGCGGCGCTAGAGCCGCAGATCGTACAGCGCCTGGCGACGTTGAACGACAAGATGCTGGCCTTCGAGGACAATGCGGGGTTTGTCACGGCGGCGAACCGCGGCATGTTCGATCTCTATCTGCTTGATCTCACGGCGGCGGGCGACGTCTATACCGTCGGGAGTCAGGTGGATTACTGGACGGGTTACTACGGTATCGAGGCGGGCCGGATTCTTCCGATTGTAGCCTTGACGGGGACGCTTGCCGACGAGCAGGGCCCCGCCCAATAA
- a CDS encoding SusD/RagB family nutrient-binding outer membrane lipoprotein, producing MIGLHGIVAAALMTAAGACTGNFEEYNHNPNETTDSELERDNYNVGAKLLQLQNEVIPSEEHLYQFTEILTGMAYGGYSEAIPTWTGKFSTFNPTADWLKAPFVTLMTDPYAPYRGILAVTDGEMPLTLASLLRVAIMHRLTDQYGPIIRCPWPGV from the coding sequence ATGATCGGCCTGCACGGGATCGTGGCAGCCGCCCTGATGACGGCGGCCGGAGCCTGCACGGGCAATTTCGAGGAGTACAACCACAATCCCAACGAGACAACCGACAGCGAGCTCGAGCGCGACAACTACAACGTGGGCGCCAAGCTGCTGCAGTTGCAGAACGAGGTCATTCCCTCGGAGGAGCACCTCTACCAGTTTACGGAGATTCTGACCGGCATGGCCTACGGCGGCTATTCGGAAGCGATTCCGACGTGGACGGGCAAGTTTTCGACCTTCAACCCCACGGCCGACTGGCTCAAGGCGCCGTTCGTGACGCTGATGACCGACCCCTACGCACCCTATCGCGGCATTCTGGCCGTGACGGACGGCGAGATGCCGCTGACACTGGCTTCGCTGCTGCGTGTGGCGATCATGCACCGGCTGACCGACCAGTACGGACCGATAATTCGCTGTCCGTGGCCGGGGGTATGA
- a CDS encoding plasmid mobilization protein: protein MEVTKPKGGRPRKSAATLRSRTVRFRVSEAEYLRMQRKAAACNLTLSEYARQAVTSGRILRRIGTEELRLVSELTRERNNLNQLAFLQHAFGVASHEEELRRILRFYDEVIGRLKQKL from the coding sequence ATGGAGGTAACGAAACCCAAGGGTGGACGCCCGCGGAAGAGCGCGGCGACCTTGCGTTCACGCACAGTACGTTTCCGCGTGAGCGAGGCGGAGTACCTCCGGATGCAACGCAAGGCAGCGGCCTGCAATCTGACCCTCTCGGAGTATGCCCGTCAGGCGGTCACCTCTGGACGGATCCTGCGGCGGATCGGCACAGAGGAGTTGCGCCTGGTCTCTGAATTGACGCGCGAACGGAATAACCTGAACCAACTGGCCTTCCTCCAGCACGCCTTCGGTGTCGCCTCCCACGAGGAGGAGCTGCGGCGGATCCTCCGCTTCTACGACGAGGTGATCGGACGGTTGAAACAAAAACTCTAA
- a CDS encoding YafY family protein, whose product MTKNGKCLWIVETLLQAGALSLRELNKRWERSALYDGHRIQERTFSRYKEHIAEEYAIDIDYSPSTNTYDIVNREEIRDNALYRYLFAAYHIADLNTQTLRHRDRVMMEPIPTGAEHLSTILDAIDRKRTVRFNYTSYYSPELQDWELVPAFLRVFEGRWYLIAEYMNRQRVKTFALERISRLQIGETQADPSPELCPEEYYAGCYGIIREAEKRPRLIRLWADRQQRCYLRAQPLHESQEEIETEEDHSIFTYFLRPSFDFYQRILWMREKVELLGPEEVRREMADLVRRLAEKYYAE is encoded by the coding sequence ATGACCAAAAACGGAAAATGCCTTTGGATTGTTGAGACGCTACTGCAGGCAGGCGCTCTTTCGCTGCGCGAACTGAACAAACGTTGGGAGCGGTCGGCGCTCTATGACGGCCACCGAATCCAGGAACGCACCTTCTCCCGCTACAAGGAGCATATCGCAGAAGAATATGCCATCGACATCGACTATTCGCCCTCGACCAACACGTATGATATTGTCAATCGGGAAGAGATTCGCGACAATGCGCTCTATCGTTATCTGTTCGCTGCCTACCACATTGCCGACCTGAACACCCAGACCCTGCGGCATCGCGACCGCGTGATGATGGAGCCCATACCGACGGGTGCGGAGCATCTGTCCACCATCCTTGATGCCATCGACCGGAAACGGACCGTGCGGTTCAACTACACCTCCTACTATAGTCCGGAATTGCAGGATTGGGAACTTGTTCCGGCCTTTCTGCGTGTTTTCGAGGGGCGCTGGTACTTGATTGCCGAATACATGAACCGGCAGCGGGTCAAGACCTTCGCCCTCGAGCGCATTTCCCGACTGCAAATTGGCGAGACACAGGCCGACCCCTCGCCCGAACTTTGCCCCGAGGAGTATTACGCCGGATGCTATGGAATCATCCGCGAAGCGGAGAAACGCCCGAGGCTGATTCGCCTGTGGGCCGACCGACAGCAGCGCTGCTACCTGCGCGCGCAACCTCTGCATGAATCGCAGGAGGAGATCGAAACCGAGGAGGACCATTCAATCTTCACCTACTTCCTGCGGCCGTCGTTCGACTTCTACCAGCGGATTCTGTGGATGCGTGAGAAGGTCGAACTTCTCGGTCCGGAAGAGGTTCGCCGGGAGATGGCCGACTTGGTTCGCCGCCTTGCGGAAAAGTATTATGCGGAATAG
- a CDS encoding cellulase family glycosylhydrolase: MCLAASLNSGCGSAPENKSFARAENGRILINGKPCYFLGANLWYAPILASTGEGGNRPRLARELDSLAACGITNLRVLVGAEGDAGVTAKIEPILQYAPGQYDDRLLDGLDYLLAQLGQRGMQAVLYLNNSWEWSGGYSQYLAWSGEGKAPIPCVDGYETYTDYVSRFIPNMRARELFENHVRFIVGRTNRYTGLKYTEDPAIFSWQICNEPRPFGTANHEAFAEWIAQTARLIRSLDPNHMISTGSEGFYGCESNLELTERIHAIPEIAYVNLHIWPSNWRWVDRNALAEGLENAKEMTRKYIDMHLEIGRRLNKPVIIEEFGFPRDSFQFARNTPTTLRDVYYTEILDRLVESKRSGGVLAGANFWAWGGEARPEHLYWERGDDYCGDPAQEQQGLYSVFNNDSTVGLIRRTNQLLE; this comes from the coding sequence ATGTGTCTCGCCGCAAGCCTCAACTCCGGCTGCGGCTCCGCTCCGGAAAACAAGTCCTTCGCCCGTGCCGAAAACGGCCGGATCCTCATCAACGGCAAACCCTGCTACTTCCTGGGTGCGAACCTCTGGTACGCCCCGATCCTCGCCTCGACGGGCGAAGGCGGCAACCGCCCACGGCTCGCACGCGAACTCGACTCGCTGGCCGCCTGCGGCATCACAAACCTGCGCGTGCTCGTCGGGGCCGAAGGCGATGCGGGCGTCACCGCCAAAATCGAACCCATTCTCCAGTATGCCCCCGGGCAATACGACGACCGTCTGCTCGACGGACTCGACTATCTGCTCGCCCAACTCGGACAGCGCGGCATGCAGGCCGTACTCTATCTGAACAACTCGTGGGAGTGGTCGGGCGGTTACTCCCAGTATCTGGCCTGGAGCGGCGAAGGAAAGGCCCCTATTCCCTGCGTCGACGGTTACGAAACCTATACGGACTACGTCTCGCGGTTTATCCCCAACATGCGGGCCCGCGAACTCTTCGAAAACCACGTGCGCTTCATCGTCGGCCGCACGAACCGTTACACCGGTCTGAAATACACCGAGGATCCCGCCATCTTCTCGTGGCAGATCTGCAACGAACCGCGACCCTTCGGAACCGCCAACCACGAAGCCTTCGCCGAGTGGATCGCCCAAACGGCCCGGCTGATCCGTTCGCTCGACCCCAACCACATGATCTCGACCGGCTCGGAGGGCTTCTACGGCTGCGAAAGCAACCTGGAACTCACCGAACGGATCCATGCCATCCCCGAAATCGCCTACGTCAACCTCCACATCTGGCCCAGCAACTGGCGCTGGGTCGATCGCAACGCGCTGGCCGAAGGGTTGGAAAACGCCAAAGAGATGACCCGAAAATACATCGACATGCATCTGGAGATCGGCCGGCGGCTGAACAAGCCGGTCATCATCGAGGAGTTCGGATTCCCGCGCGACAGCTTCCAGTTCGCAAGGAACACGCCGACTACCCTGCGCGACGTCTACTACACGGAGATCCTCGACCGGCTCGTCGAGTCGAAACGCAGCGGCGGGGTATTGGCCGGAGCCAATTTCTGGGCATGGGGCGGCGAGGCCCGGCCCGAACACCTCTACTGGGAGCGCGGCGATGACTACTGCGGTGATCCGGCCCAGGAACAGCAGGGTTTGTACTCGGTCTTCAACAATGACTCGACCGTCGGACTGATCCGCCGCACCAACCAACTGCTCGAATAG